gccAAACACAATATATAgatacaaatattttatgtcaATATCTTTAATGTCTATTTTTTTGTGTCTATATCTCATCGTATACATCAACCAAATAGAATCTTATgggataaaaaagaaaaaaaaagttaaagtGACGGATTTAAAAAGATGgatacaaaaataaaagtaagaaaTATTACGAACAGAAAATCTAAATAATTGATAATTAACTAAGAAACACTGAAGATTATTTAATACCTTGACTTATATAGGactttttttcattaaaaaaatagatacatatatttatgtttatcttAGTGATTGAGTATtatatttatgaaattaaaatttttattttcattttttaaattttctgttaAAGCCGTGCGAGTGATTTCACTACTTGCATTGATGACTTGATGTCTAGCTTTTTGTTATACATACTACAGTAAGACCCGCGCGATGCGCGGagtaataaattgataaaaatataaaatatattttaataaatattatattatttaaatattaattaaaatatacacaaattaatattaaatttgatatattttttaattaaaatattttataattcaataattattctacaaaaattttttgtatttattttaattaatagatatagttttttttatatggtgtttattttttttcattttaaattattgttaaagttatttcttttttttaatcatatatttttgttaagaCATGTTCTTTTTAAATCGTTGATATGTAGGCattttttattgtcttttttgtttatctttatcttagattcatttacttttctttttccttaaTCTTTTGATTGGTATATCATTTAGGTATCATGGTATTAGTGTTGGTGAAGTTGGTTCCTATAatcaataaataatataaatgaatattgagtaaataattttttttatagtattacTTGTTTTATTTGTTGCAATAGAGGTtgaattttaacattttttgtTGACAAATATCTTGGGAacaatatattattttttaaaactaaaattatttactttgaCTTCAAATATAAttagtataaattttttaattgagaTGGTACTTCAGTGTTGTTACTGTTTTAGAATGAAATTAGATTAAGCTAAttgaatttaataattttttgctTCTCTATCAAATAACACAAAAATTGTAGCactttgatctaaaatttttaatttaattttaaatctacattttattaatattttatattttctttgaataataatatgtaataaatcaattaattataGAAGTTAtggtgttaatttttttaaaatatttgactAAAAGTTAATtggttaatttttaaattttgtcaaGTAATCAAAATTAATAAGATGACATcattagaaaaaaaaacatgatttaaatttaatgtataaaatatttgtattaaCTTTTACATAATAATAAAGATAAATTCTTATTCTGCAgtaaaactttaaaaaaagaaaaatagtaagtacttttagtaaaatattaatttattaatatactTTTTCAATATGTCATCaagtatattataattttaagaataaaactAAGTCGCATGTATTAGCATGACAGATATTAATAAAACATGAAATCAAGAAATATATGAAATTTAACAATGTTAACCTTTTTTTTATAGATAATTCCATCAATCACATTGATTTTATTAGGAACAAAGTCATAGACTTAACATATTAAGTTAAATAACTAACacttaaaaaagaaatttataaaaaagaaacTATCTTTCTCCTTTAGCTTGTCCATCGAACaaaaacaacaaataaaaaCTCAACAATGATATcaataaaaaagtatatatataaaaaagaaagaacaaataaaaaactaatcTTACTAAATTAATATCATCTCTTACATTCACATTTGTGCCACTCTCACTCCAAAACGTagcaaaaaatttttttgtcatttgTTCTTTCTGTAACAAAATTGTACTGTTTAATCTTTTAACTTTATCCTTTTTCTCTAACCAAACAACCACTGCTGGCTTAACCAAAAtgattatttttctattaattttttttgtcgtCCAATTTTTCTCGtttattatttatcaaaaatattttactacTGGCTAAGCCGTAAATCCAAAGTTTATAAGGaaagaatataaataatattagaaaTCAACATAAATAAGtaaggaaaaaaatatattaatataaattccTTTTTCTAGAATAGTGATTATATTTAATAGAGCAAGTATCATTTCACCCATCAGATAATTCAAAAAAAGATCACTCAAAAGATCTAGCAAAATAACTTTTATGATAGATTATATTAATGCAGTAAAATCACCACATGCATTTATAAATTCATAATCGAAATAAGAGTTTCTTGTCAATTATTTTATCGCTCCAGCAATTAGTTACTACATTACAATTTAAGCATTTTAAAACAGTTAAATTTTTTGCTTTGGAAGCATATTTGCTGCTATTTGCGGCCCATTTGATTTTGCATAAATATCATAAAATGGCTAAATTTATGGTacttttttttagaaaaactcAACTttaaagagaagaaagaaaagacaTGGTATATTTTACCATTTATCAACTTCAAATACAATTGTATACCATTTTGCGCAGCACATGTaactcaatattaaatagttaaAAACACAATATATTTCACCATATTTATCACTCAATTATTTTCAATCTCAGTGTATTTCATATTCATATTCTcagttataaaaataaaaatacacaattTGAATATGATCTTCCTTTTTGAAATAAGGATTTGAATAACAAAAGTTGAGGGcaatttttcattcaaaaatcatagCTCGTCCACAAATTTAAGACATTAATATACTAAGATATATAGCTAGTTAGAACATGCACTTAGTGCtaaaattaatatattgatTCAACATAAATACTTGTGTAGAGAGAAGTCCCAAACTTTTGAGTTAAATTTAAGTTAATTTGAAAGCATTTGGGTGATTGGTTttctttattatattttaaaattatttggaCATATTGAAACAGTGTATCAAGCACACATTGACATACTCCCATCATTTTTTTTCCTCctaaaattatatattcatCATGTGAGATCTAATAGTTATGCTTGAAATTCCTAAAATGCTTAATTTACTTCATTTCATTCGTTGTCATACATTTTGTCATCTTATACAACCTCAAGAAGATCATAGGTACTCCAAAAACCAAAATATAAGTGAACATTTTTGCACTAAATAAGGAGAACATACCCAAATTTTAACATCTGCGATGATAGGATGCTGATATTGAAAGGCAAACACTTGTGCAAGATAACGCTATAAATAAGGCATCaagacccaaaaaaaaaaacgctaTAAATAAGGCATAAAACatacaaattttcattattggTATTGAGGAACTAATCAAAACAATAAAACATTTCATTATTGGTATTGATGGAACTAATCACATCAATACAACAGCAAATCGCATCATCTATATAAAAACAGAAACTTTAAGCATGAAAATTGAATTAGTTAGTTGACAGAGAAATCATCTTTCGTTGGCCAAATAAAATGAACACCTTAAAAAcaatgaaagaagaaaaagaaaaaataccacaatatttcatttgatttttaataatagttaaaacaaacaaacaGCATTACCCTGCACAAAAACTTTTCTTACATTTCTATACTACATTTCTTGAGCTTACGGATTAACTAAAATATGATCTTATTttgttctgttttttttttttaatcatcaaTTGCAATGCAACAGTAATAAATGGCACGTTGACTAAGAATCTAGATACATATTCAAAACGGTGCCATAAATGTTTATACAGGGTACTCTTCTTTTTGTTGATTCACACGGGATCACAAAGCTGCAACAATGATAGACACAATTGCAACATCACTTTAGTAAAACATTTTCTAAAAAGTGATTCGCAAAAGAGATAGTAGTATGACTATTAAAGCaaacataaacaaacaaaatcaCTTGTAATTAAAATGCGAAGAACAAAAACTTGATCTAAATGAGTAACAATATAATATATGCATGTATGTTTACATAGATATATAAATGTAGATGCATGTCTGTTGTTGCAGCCTCTTGTATCTTGCATTCTCTTCTAGCAGGTAATCCACTTTAACCAACATACCACAATATGAAATCCACACAGAAATTTCAAGGACCAAATTATCATAAATTCATCATAATGTTACTCAAATAACTAAAAAGGGGAGAATTATCATCATACTGCAAAAGGAGGAGACTCCACATGCAAAAGAactaagaaaaatgaaaattagaaaaatatcttaagttaaaaaaaacaaataaataaattaaataaatttctgATTTGACATATAAAGCTaaaacattgaaaataaattattaatcaaaataaggaaagaattaaaaaaaaagtaaaattaattcATAGCAAGATTTTAAACTCACGGCAGACCACCAAATACTTTGATcattttgaaatatttaaattcaaacttACCTGAGGAAAGAATGCTGTTTCGAGAGCCCAAGTGTAACAGGTATAGTGCCTTGCATGTCTCCCACTTGAAACCCCATGTCTCCTTCGCTATCTGAAGTTCTGAACACACTgacaaaagaaacaaaattacATACAGTTGGTGAGCAaaatgcaaaagaaaaaagctGCCAACTTTGAGGGTATCCGACATCATAAAAATAAGAATTGAAaccaaatttataaaaattagagagaaatgAAAGATGGGTATTGATAAAATGTGAGTGTACTAATTGTTTGAGTTGGAGAGCAGCATGAACAATGTCCTTACCTCATCATCATTATGAACCTGAAACATCCTTggaattattattttcaaaactttggcaaataaaaatacaaaattaagtTAGGACAAAGTTCTTCGGAAGGGTACTTAACCAATTTTCtttatgcaaatatttcatatACTCTTGGAGGGATTTTCACTTATAACAGAAAGCATAatccctttcttcttcccccTCTCATCATTAACTTACTTGAAATTTTTTCTTGTCAGCCCTCAACTCCTATTCTCCCATTTCGTAAAATAAGCTGAAAGATTTGTAAAAAGAGTCTCCTTCAACAATGAAAGTGAATTTGTTCTGGTGATTGTGCATTTGTGATAATGAAATGTATCACAAAGTAATACAAAACGTATGAAATTCAAGTTCATCTCAATGAAACCAATTAGAAATTGAACTTAAGTTTAAAACATATTCTTAGCAAAATTTAATTGGGTTTATCAAAACACTAAAAGGAAAGATAAGGAAAATAATGAgaacatacaaaaaaaaaaaaagaaaaaggtagAAAGACTAATAAAAGAATCACAGAAACAGAAAAACAGCAAATCAACACTGTGTTTCAAATTTCATAGGAGCTAGTCATTTTAAATGGTTTTGCCCCATTTCATTGTTTGAATAGAGCTAGTCATTTTAAATGATTTTGCTCCATTTCATTGTTTGAATTTGAACAACACCATTTCACTAAGTTCAataatttcatttattttcttatccgTTAAAGCAAACAAATCCTAGTCTAATATTACATTCTGAacaattcaattcatcttatAAAACctgcaaataataataataataaataaataaataaataatttttttctcaagCTAATATTTTACATAGAGCCTTCTATAttttttcctctttaatttttcttacgGAAGCAGCAGAGTGTAACAAAGCTCTTAATTACCACTTACCAATATTGGAAAGTATGTTTAAAATGACTCAGCTCGCACTGCTTCGGAAGGGTAAGCCTGACCTGAGCCAAAGAAATGCACAACACTACAACATAGTTTCATATTTCAACACAAAATTCACATTACAATCCACTAAAACCATggaaaaaactaaaaaacaaaaggggtaaaagaagaaagtgatgaATGTGTCGTATAGAAGAAGACTCACCATCATTTCCTATTAGCAGGAGACTAACGTCGATCTCAGATCTGTTCCTGACTTCTTGCACCGTCCACATCGGTTGGCTTTTCAGTATGACCCTCGTCGCTGTAAATACCTCTTAGTCGGTAGTTGCAACCTCTTCTCGGATTGTATCTTGCTCTGGAATCACTTTGACCTACAAATTGAGAAGACTTTAATGATAATTTCCATCTCTAATCAAATGAGATCAGAGAATAGAGAAAGGGGAACCAAAAACAAAGAGAAGAGTGAAAAAGGGCAAGGGTTTTAGGGGAAGAGAGAGTGATTATGACAGTGATGGTGAGGAAagttaaaaaagagaaaaattcaaaaggatttaaatttgaaaatttttgaaagaaccGCGCTCAAAATTGCTGAAACTTCTTCCCCTTCATCCTATTAACCAAAAATTAGAACAATTACCTGCGAGATAATTACTTGACAATCTCATGTTTATACCACGAAACCAATCACAAAGCAGCATTTCAACTCGAAAGAGTGATTTGGGGATTGCTGAAGCCACCTCTGCCTTCGATCCAGTAGACAAAAAGGAACCTTGCAACAATTCAAAACATTGTAGGAGAGAGTTCGAGAAATAAGTAGTTCTCTCACCTTTTCAGCTTCAAATGGGTTAAAAGATATATACGAAAAGGACAGAGATTATAAATAACAATGTATATGTAGGACAGGATtgtaataacataaaaaatacgTGTCTCACCAACAAAGCTTGTGGATGTAGTTTTACTATTTTGCTAGCcatctttataattataaattgatTAGATTGATATAAGCAAAAATTAGGTGGCAAAAAGCACTTGCTTGATGATGATTAAATTTCAAGTAGTAACGGCTCTGCATGAACGACAAACCAAGTCAAACAATTCCGTTATCCACAGTCCACACCGACAGAAAATCATGACCCAAGAAAAAAAcaacagaaaatgaaaattgaaataataaaatagtaataaGGAATATATAGACTTGGACTCGCAGCTTCGGCGAAGCATATTCGATATAATAATCCTAGTAagcaaaattatattttattacattatatattattttatattgttattataaaaatattatttatatattaaaattaattattatattatttgtattatttaattttttaacatatattttatattttgataaatatgtTATATTAATAAAGAATTTTAGTGATTGATTATTTTAATGTATAATATAATTGATTATATGATATTATAGGTGTATGGTAGCCGACCTAAGCGTGTTTAGAGAAGGATGCATGAATTGAAGACAGCCACATACCACAATATATAATTGCAAGTTTCaactttaatttaaattattagatGGATCAGTGTTGGCGCAAGTCTTTTGTTCTTGTCGGTGTAAGTGTGTGTTAGAGAATGTAAAGGAAGAGAGATAAGATTGCCGAAGAATATGGAATTGTATTATTGATGAATTGTGTTACAACTTACAATAGAGCGTAGAAGCAAGCTTATATACATGAGAAAATATTGGGGAATAATACTCatactaaataatataaatataaataacggattaaaaaattaattttaaagattaaatttttaactaattaggaataatcaaaattttgaatttaaataattagaataaagtAATGTAGTCTTctctaaatatatttttacGTTATACAGTGacgaatttaaaaaattttgtaaatagaaacaaaatac
The Arachis stenosperma cultivar V10309 chromosome 7, arast.V10309.gnm1.PFL2, whole genome shotgun sequence genome window above contains:
- the LOC130940209 gene encoding uncharacterized protein LOC130940209 isoform X4 translates to MMVRLTLPKQCELSHFKHTFQYCVFRTSDSEGDMGFQVGDMQGTIPVTLGLSKQHSFLSFVIPCESTKRRVPCINIYGTVLNMYLDS
- the LOC130940209 gene encoding uncharacterized protein LOC130940209 isoform X3, with amino-acid sequence MMVRLTLPKQCELSHFKHTFQYWFIMMMSVFRTSDSEGDMGFQVGDMQGTIPVTLGLSKQHSFLSFVIPCESTKRRVPCINIYGTVLNMYLDS
- the LOC130940209 gene encoding uncharacterized protein LOC130940209 isoform X2, with protein sequence MWTVQEVRNRSEIDVSLLLIGNDVLCISLAQVRLTLPKQCELSHFKHTFQYCVFRTSDSEGDMGFQVGDMQGTIPVTLGLSKQHSFLSFVIPCESTKRRVPCINIYGTVLNMYLDS
- the LOC130940209 gene encoding uncharacterized protein LOC130940209 isoform X1, producing the protein MWTVQEVRNRSEIDVSLLLIGNDVLCISLAQVRLTLPKQCELSHFKHTFQYWFIMMMSVFRTSDSEGDMGFQVGDMQGTIPVTLGLSKQHSFLSFVIPCESTKRRVPCINIYGTVLNMYLDS